From Mycobacterium colombiense CECT 3035:
GTCGTTGGCGGAGCCCACGATGACCTCCGCTCTGCGAAGTACAGCCGAAATAAGGTCTGGCCGTCCTCGGACTCGGCGTACAGCTCACCTGTCCATGGCATGGGCCGCTTGTTGGTAAACCCGTGATTTTCTCTGGCTAGAACTTGGTCGCCCACCGGGCACCGATGGGACACTTGTCTGCGATCGTCGCGGTTGCTGTTTTCAAGAGGGGGAACGCCGTCTCGGTACGCGCGTCGAGCTTGCGCGATCAGTATCTCGACGGCCTCCTCGTCGACCTGGCGAAACTTCGCGAAGTCTTCGTGGCATTCGTTCGTCCAATTCCAGGGGCAGCCCGGCTGATGGATTCTGGAGGCGAGTACTGCGGGTGTATGGCCTTCGGTCACTCGCTGGGGTCCTCGTCCCCGTCGGCTTCTAGGCCGATACCCGCGTTCATAACCGGGCACTGTACTGACCCGTAAGGAGACTGTTCAGCTTTTCGAGACGCATACCACTGCCTCTGTCGGTTGGGGTGGCTTGCGCGCTCGGGGGTCAAGGTGCGAACTTTGCGACCTCTCATTCAGCCCGCCGCAACGGTCTCCGTTTGCGGGCTGAACACCAAAGGGCTGCAAGTCTCGAAGTAGAGAAGCGGCAATCGGGCAGAAAATAGATCTTGTGACAGCTCCCGATTCAAATGCCGAAGACACCCATTCAGCCCCGGACTGGGCTACATGGCCGGCACCTTGGGACGGGGTAAGCGCCAAACTGGAGCACGCACGGCGCCACTTCGATCTACTCAAGACCCACGCCTCCCGCTACATGGCGCAGAACCCAGTCAGAACAGAGGTCGCCGCCGCTCCGGAACGCGGCCCGAACTGGCTCAAATGCGAACTGCACGTGCAGCATCCCGGAAGACTCCTATCGCTGATACTCGGGGACTTTGTGAACAACCTCCGATGCACCCTCGACCACAGCTTGACCGCAATCAGTCCGCGAACAGGGCGCAACCTCAACTTCCCTGTGGCGATCGCCAAGGGCGACTGGGAGAGCTGGGCAGAGAAGTGGCTCAAGGCCGGCGTCGGGGAAGGCGCGCTGGCGGCGATCGGCGCGGACCAGCCGTATCACGTTGCCGTTGGCCAAAACCCTGAGGATCACCGTCTACGGATACTCTCTCGGCTCAACAATGCCGACAAACACCGGCTACTGCAGGTGACACGAATGGGACATCCGACGAGCAGCCTCCCGATCTGAGGATCGACTCGACTGCTCCAGTGCGGTCATATGAGTACGTCCTGTGCCACGGAAGCGTGTTGCAGGAACGGCAAACAGCATTGTTTGTCAAACTCGAAATCCCCATACCGGAAGCAGGTTTCGAGCTCAAAGGCAGCATCCCGACAGCGATCGCGGTAGATAACTACTTTGACATCATCGAGTTGGGTGACGGCCTCCATAGCGGCGTCGTCGAAACCTGCCGACGTGTGCGTGACAGATCTCTCGACAACTGGGGGTCCGATATGCCAGCGGGTCAGCACCGGTTATGAGGTCGTCCAATGATCCCAGCATTACTGGATCCTCCTGAGACGGTTACGGCTTCGGCTCGACAAGCCATCGTCGAACGAAACCGTTGGGGCTGCAGCAGGTTCGGGATTCTCCCGCTGGTTGCAGTAAAGCTCCAACATGAATTGGATGTCACTGGCGGTCATTCGCCATTGGCGGCCGATCCTGCGGCCTTGTAACTCGCCTGAGCACAAGCGCCGGCGCAGCCATCTCTCGCCGTCCCAAGCGGCTGGCAGATGCGCTGACGCGACCTCCAGCAGGGAATAACTGCGCTCCATGCCAGACCCTTCCCGCAAAAGACTCCCGGCGGCGGGCCGAGTGACCGGAGGACTCTCGTGGGTGAGTCATTTATACCAACTGACATGCTTTGCTGTAAAGCCATCTGCGGCGACATAACTGAGTAAAGGATCCATCAGCACGCTGTAATAACAACGCGTTTGGGTCGACACGCCGACTGAGATCCCCACATCGCCGGTTAGCCAGTGCCATGATTCCCGGTACCGGGCAACCTGCCGGGACACCACGAGATTGGAGACCACGCCTAGCCCGACCGGGTTAGGCGGACCTTCGATGCTCGAAAGGACGTTCCGAGGGTGACTCAAACATTCCAGGTGTGGATCGATAGCCGCGAAGCCGCGGAGATGCTCGGCCAAACCAGCTACACAACGAGGGAATGGCTGAAAGCTGGCCAACTCCGTGGGGTCAAAATGCCCGGCGGCCGCTGGCGCATCAAACGCTCCGATGTTGAGGCGCTACTGGACGGCGAAGCCCAGAAATGACGACGCCGCCCCGTGTCGGGGGCGGCTATCGCGGTGAATGTGAACCTGACCCAGCCCAACGCCGCGAGCGTACCTCGCCTCACCGACAGACCGGAAGCCGCGAAATCGATTGGTGTGCGGTTGCCGTTTTCGCCGCCCCGCTGATTTACCGTTACAAGTCGCTGCCGTTGCCAGGAACGCCGGCATGGTGTTCGTTGCCCGCGGCAGATCCCCGCAAGATGGCTGCCTTGATACTGGCGGGGCAGTATTGGGCGTTCGACTCCGCCCTCAGGCAGGAGCGCCAGCGGGAAGCTTCGGACGCTATCTCGGGGTGCGCTGACTGGGCTGGATTCAGCCGAACGCTACAGCAGCACAGAGCGTTTCACATCAGGCGGTCGCCATGAATGCCACGGTCCGCCCGAGCAATACCGGCGAACGCACATGGTTGTCAGTGGATCTCGAGCCGGTTCTATCCGGCACCTGGAGGCCGGCGCAGCCCACTGTCGGCCGTAGAAACGACGGTATTGGCTTGTTCTATCCGCGCAAAATTAACACCGTCGCCGCCGAGTCCGAGGCAGGCAAAACATGGTTGATGCTCGCCGTGGCGTTCGATGAGCTGCGTGCCGGTAATTCGGTGCTGTACATCGATTTTGAAGACGACGAGGGCAGCGTTGTGGGGCGCCTACTCGCGTTGCAAGCTTCGCCTAATTGGGTGCGCGAGCGATTCTGCTACCTGCGCCCCACCGAAGCACTAGGGGTCAACGACAACCTAAATGATCTGTGCAAGCTCGTGATGGCGTACCGGCCGACCCTCGCCGTTGTCGACGGTGTCACCGAAAGTATGACCCTGCATGGATTGGACCCGTTGTCGAATCGCGATGTCGCCGCGTTCTGCCGCATCCTTCCACGACGGCTCGCGGCGGCCGGTTGCGCGACGGTATGCCTTGACCACGTCGTAAAATCGACTGAAGCCCGAGGGCGGTACGCGCTCGGCGGTGTCCACAAACTCAATGCGGTTGATGGTTGCGCCTTAATCCTGGAAAGCCGTGAGCCGTTCGGCATCGGACTCACCGGCCGTAGCGCGATTCTGATCGCCAAGGACCGGCCCGGAATGCTCCGCAAATACGGGCAACGACGCAAGGACGGTCTCGACCACTTCGCCGACCTCGAAGTGACTTCGCATGACAGGAGTTACAACGAATTCGAGATCCGCCCGGCCCGTGACACCGACCGCGAGTTCCGGCCCACACACCTCATGCGCAGGATCTCGGAGGTCCTGCAAGAGCGCGGTGCAATGTCGCAACGGCAGATCATCGCGACAGTGGGAGGCCGCCGCCAGTACGCGATCGACGCGCTGGCGTTGTTACAGCGCGACGGACACGTATCCGACAAGTCACCGCACCGACTGTTGAGGCCGTTCACCGACAGCGATGACGGGAAAGAATCCTGAGCGTTCCCCGTTCCCTGACCGTTCCCACAGCGTTCCCAGGGAACGCGCCGAAACCCCCGTTCCCGCGTTCCCCTCCCCCTAAAGGGGGAACGCGGAATGGGAACGGTTCAACCACACGACTCGCGCGCACCTGAAGGCGTCTGCCGTTCCCCTCATCTAGACAAGGCCCACCCCGAGCTTCTCGAATGCCCTGTCGGGTGGGTCATCCGCGTCACCTCTTCCCGCTACACGCCCCGGCCGACAATCCTGAAAGGCCGAGCCCGTCCAAGGTAAAGCGCCAAGTCGACCAACACCGCTGATTCGTCGTTTACGACCCGGACGCGTGACTATAACCGCCCGCCGCTCGCGTCGCCGCCATCGCTGGCAACGCTGGCTGCCCCGCCCTCACCAGAAACCCCACCTTGCCCACCACGCCATCAACGGCGCCCCAGCATCCGATACGTCGCAACGTGACGGCGTCGCAACGGCGCGTGTCAAAACCAGCGTCCCGGCGTAGCGATGAGAAAATTATGATTGTGGATCGCCGCGAATCGGACGTCTTGCGCCTTGCTGCGCTGCGGCAGACGCTGGCCCTCTGCCGCAAGTTGGCAGCCGACGATCCTCAGCTATCCGGTCTGATTGCGCACGCACTGGATCAACAGCAATTGTTCGCGGCCGCTCGGCTCAGCATTGCCGTTGGGGAGGTCCGGAATTAACTTTTTCGCCGAGTAGCCGTGGCGTGGCGGCCCAGCTCTAATCGCTAATCGGCGAAATAATGCTGTACATGACGGCGGGTCGCAGTGCTGAGGAAACTAGGGCACATCAGTTACAGCAACTCAGCGAGCTCGAGCACACCTTGGCTACATGCGCGAAGCTAGCCGCAAGTGAGCCGGCATTCCGCGACTTAATCGATCGCGTGGATCGGCAGTTCGCCGCGCTGAGCCGATCAGCCCAGCGGTCCGCCGCGCGCGCCAACGCGTCGCGTGATGCGGAGCTGGCTCGCGTTTACGCACATCACGCGGCCACTACCGTGTCGCAGGCCGCGCGTGAGTTGCGCGCTTCGGCGGGGATGGTGCCGACCACGACCACGACTGTCAGCAGCGGTCTGCGCCGCGTAGCCACCGCTGGAACCGCGGGAGCATTGCCGTTAGGCGGACATGTCGCGGAGAGGGTGTGCTCAGACTGCGGCGAAGGCTTTGACAGTTCGATGGGGGCGCGCCGCTGCTCGCTCTGCGCTGAGCGGCGCGAAAAGCGCCGCCAAGATGATTTGGAACGCGCCCGAAACCGCCTTCCGCCGACCATGCTCAGCGACGGATGGGCACAAATATCGGAGGAAGAAGCCGAAACGATGCGGCGCATTCTCCGGCGAGGTGATCGCTAGGGCGCGCAGTCTGGATAGGCTGGCGCTGTGTTCATAACCGTTGCGGGTGCGGCGATCAACGCCCGTGGCCATCGTCGCCGCTGCGACACCGTCTTGTGTGTGCTTTACCAACTGTGAGTGACAAGCTGGAGCACGACGAAAAGGGACGCTATCCTCCGGTCAAATCGGTACAGTTAGCTACCTGCGTCACACCGTAGTCGTAAATAGCTTTCTTCCGGAGACTCGATGACTTCGATACCAGCGCCGCCTCTCAAGCCTGATCCCGCCAAGTCGTATTACGTGATCATCGGCTGCGGATTTTCGGGGATTTTGAATCACGTCCTGCTACGACGTGCCAGCACTCGATTGGGTGGTCGAGACGTCCTTCACATCGGGATGACGGACCCCTGGCGGGACTATCATTCGATGGCTATGGGC
This genomic window contains:
- a CDS encoding DUF2742 domain-containing protein, with the translated sequence MTTPPRVGGGYRGECEPDPAQRRERTSPHRQTGSREIDWCAVAVFAAPLIYRYKSLPLPGTPAWCSLPAADPRKMAALILAGQYWAFDSALRQERQREASDAISGCADWAGFSRTLQQHRAFHIRRSP
- a CDS encoding helix-turn-helix domain-containing protein, with the translated sequence MTQTFQVWIDSREAAEMLGQTSYTTREWLKAGQLRGVKMPGGRWRIKRSDVEALLDGEAQK
- a CDS encoding AAA family ATPase; protein product: MNATVRPSNTGERTWLSVDLEPVLSGTWRPAQPTVGRRNDGIGLFYPRKINTVAAESEAGKTWLMLAVAFDELRAGNSVLYIDFEDDEGSVVGRLLALQASPNWVRERFCYLRPTEALGVNDNLNDLCKLVMAYRPTLAVVDGVTESMTLHGLDPLSNRDVAAFCRILPRRLAAAGCATVCLDHVVKSTEARGRYALGGVHKLNAVDGCALILESREPFGIGLTGRSAILIAKDRPGMLRKYGQRRKDGLDHFADLEVTSHDRSYNEFEIRPARDTDREFRPTHLMRRISEVLQERGAMSQRQIIATVGGRRQYAIDALALLQRDGHVSDKSPHRLLRPFTDSDDGKES